Proteins encoded within one genomic window of Mya arenaria isolate MELC-2E11 chromosome 13, ASM2691426v1:
- the LOC128214871 gene encoding zygote arrest protein 1-like translates to MYGFFECSDCGLEWESAKVYFKDMGNNVYYGQECKDCGDMTQPYRVEETTCSRCGKGAKTCDCDKTRHSDPHKPHRSDLCEKCRSGDPCM, encoded by the exons ATGTACGGTTTCTTCGAATGTTCTGACTGTGGTCTGGAATGGGAAAGTGCGAAGGTGTATTTCAAAGATATGGGGAACAATGTG TATTACGGACAGGAGTGTAAGGATTGTGGTGACATGACCCAGCCGTACCGTGTTGAGGAGACCACGTGCTCTCGGTGCGGGAAGGGGGCCAAGACGTGTGATTGCGACAAGACCCGCCACTCGGACCCACACAAGCCACACAGGAGCGACCTCTGTGAGAAATGCAGGTCTGGTGACCCCTGCATGTAG